Genomic segment of Salvia splendens isolate huo1 chromosome 12, SspV2, whole genome shotgun sequence:
aattaaaCTGTACAATTCTTTATTGGGTATAAAACAAATGAGAGAACAGATATGTTTATTCAAAGATTAATTAGAAACCATAAATGCACTGAATCACTAAATATTGAAAAACAACACCTGAATTGTGAAAACGAAACCATAAATGCACTGAATCACTAAATCACTAAATATTGAAAAACAACACCCTTATTTGTAAAAATCAACACCAGAGGTGATTCGACCCCTGGTTGACGCTGTGAAATATGAGTGTCTTACCAGTAAGCTACTTGGAAATTTTGGGGTACACTTGTACCCCTTTGTACTTaactggatccgccactggttcCCTCTAACATACCTTTgcttttattcataaaaacaaCTACTTACTTAGAAAACAATCACTTAAAACATAATTTACTTGTATGTGTTAAaccaataaattttatttgaagCTCATGATAAGTGAAACTTCCCACAGTTTTACAGTACTTGTGATTAcaacttatttttttataaaaagaacATGCATACAAAGCACACCGTTACTATAAGAAAACACACAAAACATAGTaacaaaagttaaaaaaaaaattcaattaaagtTTGGTAAGAATCAAATGTGCTCCAAATTGAGGCTGGAGAGTGATGAGCGCATGAGGAGCATGCGAATACGACGGAGAAAGCTTGAACGAATAATTCTGCAGAATCATAACCATCGCCATCTTCGCTTCCAGCATCGCGAAGTTCTGCCCGATACAAACCCTAGGCCCCGAACCGAAGGGGATGAACTTAGGCTGACCCTGTGTGGCCTTGGACACGCCTTCAGCGAACCTCTCGGGTTTGAAGCTGGTGGCGTCGTCCCCCCACAGCTGCTTGTCGTGGTGCACTGCTAGCACAGGAAGCACTAGCTGCACTCCGGCTGGTATACGATACTTTCCAAAGTTAGCCTCGCTGTGAGTAAACCTACCGAGAGTCGCGCCTGGTGTGTACACCCTCAAAGACTCGTTCAAGATCATGTTCATCTGCGGGAACATACACGTGTTGTTAGATTTTACGGAGACTGGATACTGTATTATTTATGTGTGACTCAATAAGTATTAAGTTGATTTCTTTTTACTTCACATTTATATAGGATCACCCATGCTTTGTCACCTCCAATGAAGACAAATCAGGGTCGGGCATGTGGCCTGCTTTGATATAATGTTAGATTTTATGAAGACTAGGTACGATCTCATTTATTAAAACATACCTAATACATGAAGGTGAGACCAACTAACTCCAAGTCTCCAATTATGTTTTATCATAAAAGTCAAATTTTCAATTACTACTAGTTACTTACATTTatcactttttactttttattttcatGACAACTCACATGTGAATATATCAAATAGCcagaataattaataatatgtaCTCACAGTTTTGAGGTGGTTTAGCTCTTGATAATCAGGTTTCCGTTTCCCGAAAACTTGCAAAACCTCCTCCCTGGCGCGGGTTTGCCAGTCCTGGTGCTTACTCAGAAGGATCATTGTCCATACCAGCATCGAAGCAGAGGTCTCCTGACCGGCGAAGTAGAAAACCTTACACTCCTCCATCACTTCCTCAATAGTCATTCCAGATGCATTTCCATGCTCTCTTATCTCCTTTGCATTGGATTCCAACAATATACCCAACAAGTCATCCATGCTCGGCTCACCGGCTTCCATCGCCCTCATCCTCTTGTTGATGATCCCAAGCACCCGTGACTCTACCTCCGCCACAATCTCCTTCATCCTCCGGTTGTTCTTGGTGGGCAGCCATCCCGGGACAGGCATGTGGCGGCCCGCCTCAATGATCCTCTCCACCTGCTCCCTCTGGAGCTGGAAGATCTTCGTCCCTTCCTCGTAGCTACTCCCGAACGCAGTTCTTGAGATCACGTCACTCGTCATGGTCTGAAGATGAGGCCACACGTCGACCTCACATGATCCGCCATCTGGCACGATCGCATCCCATTTGTTCAGCATGTCCACTGTGCTCAAGTGGAAAGCCGGAACCATATGCTGTTTGCATCAAAGTTATATATCAGTTCACTGTCGAACTGGCCGGTTTTGTAATTAACCTAACCGGACAACATGTTAGTTCTCAACCAAACCGGCCAAGCCGGCCAGTCTGGTCCggttttttaaaatttacgCAATTTCAAGATATGTACCTTTAATTTCTCAACGTGGAAGGCGGGGTTGATCAACTTTCTATGTTTGGCCCATTTCTCTTTCTCGTACGTTGCTAGGCCTTTGAACATTTTCGCAATTGGATTACCGGAAGGCTTCAAGTAAACGTTGTTTTTCGAGAAAATCTCTCTTATAATCTCGGGGTCGTTGATGCTTACTGCAGGCCTTGGTCCGAACCAAATGAAGTTATTCTCACCTGAAAATTGTAAccatttagaatttttttttggaataatCTTGATTGCATACAAAAGAAATACTAAAAGATGAGAAGTCAACTTGCCCAAATAAGTAATAGTGATTACTATATAGGATAGATCTAGACATAGTTTGTTCTGTATGAAATAGTATATGTAATTCTAGCATAAAATTTTTTCTCTATATTTCAATTTAGATTGCATGCATTCAGTGGCTGAAATacatttcactttattttttatatagttttcaaatttattaaaattttaggTAAAATGTTATGCTAAAGCACTATCAATAATCCAAATCACCTAAAAATACATTTG
This window contains:
- the LOC121757220 gene encoding cytochrome P450 72A225-like — protein: MDVYILSATISIAFVALIYLWNFLDWVWFTPKKLEKILRQQGFKGNSYKLYYGDFKEIGRITGEALSKPMEFTNDIQPRATSIFHQATKNHGENNFIWFGPRPAVSINDPEIIREIFSKNNVYLKPSGNPIAKMFKGLATYEKEKWAKHRKLINPAFHVEKLKHMVPAFHLSTVDMLNKWDAIVPDGGSCEVDVWPHLQTMTSDVISRTAFGSSYEEGTKIFQLQREQVERIIEAGRHMPVPGWLPTKNNRRMKEIVAEVESRVLGIINKRMRAMEAGEPSMDDLLGILLESNAKEIREHGNASGMTIEEVMEECKVFYFAGQETSASMLVWTMILLSKHQDWQTRAREEVLQVFGKRKPDYQELNHLKTMNMILNESLRVYTPGATLGRFTHSEANFGKYRIPAGVQLVLPVLAVHHDKQLWGDDATSFKPERFAEGVSKATQGQPKFIPFGSGPRVCIGQNFAMLEAKMAMVMILQNYSFKLSPSYSHAPHALITLQPQFGAHLILTKL